A region of the Cydia strobilella chromosome 18, ilCydStro3.1, whole genome shotgun sequence genome:
gcaatgtgaaaccaagtcggctattttagtcagtgccagggggtgttaaaaccgtatcaatattagatatcttaaatttttaatcgGCTTCAATCAAAGGACTAAAAGGACTTCGATAGAGGACTCTCTTTAAACtcataaataaacacaaaaaaaagtgtttatgCGAATATTCTTTTTCATATTCGCCGAATACGAAAAagttatttgtatattttttgcaATACTCGTTTAAATTATCTTacctattaaatttaattattacacACAGAACAGGTAATTCAcagaaattttattatatgtaaaaCCACGAAGTCACGACTCGAGTATTTATTTCAAAGTAGAATCTTAATCAACAATCGTAGTAGTTGCCGAGCAAGACACGAAATGCTTTTAAATACGTGCAGttttatgtacataaaaacttATTTCCAAGGCatttatctctgcagcttactctacttgtacttaatataaaattttcgttaAACCATCCATGCTTTTATATAGTACTTGCGAAAGCTAAAATAGCGCGGTGTTTGTGGCGCGGACATTGAAATGGTCTGACTGACAGATTTGTTTATGCCGTGCCATTTGCGTAATCTCCGGTTcaatattctattttttttatcgtaaacGGAGAGACATAGATAATTTTATGTGGTGTGATAAACTTTACAATCTAGAGAAAATTTAACTCCAGGGTTATGCTAAACGAGTAAGCGCCACTTGCCCCCTCCCActataacccggggttaaccggtttaacctggagttaccatggttaccagtacaatttgagactgggttaacggtttaaccggttaacccggggttagagggatggtgcaagtggcgcttaatgaatttattataaatGGCCGATTCCATTTTTAAAAGTTCCGTATTCGAATGGTGACCTAAGGATACTAGTACTGTCTAAGCCTCCTCGGTCTGTTAGTTTGTCCGTCAGTCTGCCTCTCGGCGAGCTTTATGTCATGAATAATAATATGTCACTCCTATAGGAgtgtatttttcttataaaagtCAGAATGGCTTTTATGCTCGAATATGGtagcattgaactattattactaacagttttgaatgaatCACGGTTAGTAGTAGATGGAATggtacagtttaaggaaaaaacgtgcctcgaagccctcgaaaatcaagaaagtttgattctcgatcagatggcgccactatctttggcctactctcggatagatggcgttgacggtttcgcttgttatttaacaattttaacgcatatccacTGATATGTTATTTTGAACAtgagaacatgggtcaaaatcatataaaaataattaatgcaaataaaaaaaatcgtttatcgtatataaatacattttttgatatttttagttttaatcgtgtgtcgatagatggcagtgaatttactgtggcttcaaaatttactatgacagtaccgctctatcctattatatcctctttggtttaacGACTTATATTGGCCGggatatattattattcaaatataatatttcatgaatatcgggagctcgaaaacaatataaaaggtaatcacggtccatatcccggtcaatataagtctagtctaacgtatagaaccggcacagagaaccagtattttgcgccatgagttgctgccattttggcatcaaaccatagaagcggagcgtaatctcgcgacctaaacgcgtaagcggcatgaattttacggcgcttacgccgTTTTGGTAGCGttgtacaggttgtgattgcgacaatttcattgtttcatatggggcattttctataaaaagggaccttattgtcgatggcgcttacgccgcacagcgtcgcgcggcattgtatttatatcggagcatcgtttataatggtgtaagcgctattgacaataaggtcctgttttatagaaaataccacatatgtcgTCTCTATATATAGTAATCACATACGAAGTATATCAGGCAGTTGTTGCTACGAATCAATCCTATATTTTTGCTAAGTAAAGGTTTGATTTTAGTAAATGAAATGCGCCGGGTGCGTTCTAATCAATTCATCGATATACACCTATGGTGTATTTAAACTGCTATGAATGAGAGCTAGAAGCTACGCCCATGAATCTCAAAATTCGAGCAAAGCCGAACGTTCCAGCGTTCCAGTAAAACTTTCATTGGTTTACAGGTGTGCACCATAGGCGTGATAGCTAACTGCCTCAACGTAGCAGTGCTGACTCGTAAGGACATGGCCGCGGCGCCTATAAACAGGCTGCTCAAGTGGCTGGCCGTGGCCGACGTGTTCGTCATGCTGGAGTACGTGCCCTTCTCCGTCTACAGGTATCTGGTGAGTGCCCTCTGTTATTTGGTCTACCGTCACTTATGCggttggtaagaagttattatcATCAGCTACGGACTGGTTGAAGTTTTGGCTGCTTGAAAGTCTTGAAActgatttgtattatgttaaataagttttattcCCAAAACTCAGCTATCTTATAAATAAACTAGAATTACCAGTGATTACCGTAATATTTCTTTATCGACCGCCTGAGATAAGTGGGAGACCTCAAAATTGATACTGACGGTTAGGATCCTACATTGGCTGGCCGTTGCAGACTTCAGCGTCATCTTGTAGTACATGTTCTTCTCAATCTGCAGAATCTCTTCATGACAATTTTGACTATATGAGATACCAATTCCCcacgctattttttttaattgttattcatCTAGCTTCCTAATCAGATAATAAGGTACGGAAGTAATTGAGTTAGGAACTTTAAAATGCTTAAGCTACATACAAAAGGATCCATAAATTGTTGTTGCTTCCAATAACAGCAGCTGTAATCACAATCCATTGTAAGTAACGCTGTATCTGGAATCTCTTTTCATTTGTCGTGTGTCGCAGAATGACTTCTTAATAGACACAGCAACGCCTAGTGAATCGCTAATGTCGTTGCTATTGTTCGCTGCTGTTCTACTGTTTCATGCTTTagaaataatttttcaatatttctgATACAATGGAAATAGTGAAAGATGAATGGCCATCTATTAAGCTAACAATATGAGTGTTTCTTTTGTCTTTCTTTGGGAAAATTGAGTTAGTTTGTCgtttataatatagttttttacTTTTGGTATTTCCGTGGATACGCCAACGGTCATATTTAGTgatgcttattttttattacgccttatttttattattaaattaagccGAATGTTATAAATGTGCTTGCTTGCTTGCGATAATAAAGGTATCTATAATATTGTGATAATATTGATTGATCATAACTATTGTTATTTTGAAGGACAGTGATGAATAAGCATAATATTGAGATCGAATATAACATGAAGTAAAATAGCCGGGTATTTAAATGACGTATTCGTTACGGCCCGCACAGAAACGACCTGAGGCCGATTTTTAAATATCGAGCTGTAATTTTGTTGCGCAATGAAGGGTATAATCTAATGCGATCTATGCAACCTCCCGCTattcatatataaaaataatgattctatgtacctataactCGTCGGTATCAAACAAGCCTACAATCCTAATTCTACTCATGGTACGCAATCACTGCAGCCTATGAAGGAACGCAacatgtatatatgtaggtttCATCGAGATATAACTGCCAGACAATCACCAAGTCCCTCAAGACGTCCGACACCTCTTTTGAgttaaataacgatattttttaaaagtaaataaaaaacataatttgcaTGCCTACATTATTTCCGAAATGTACTGAACTCACGAAATTGCATGTAAACACCTTATCTCTGTACcacatttttaacaaatataatttcTTATTTCTtgaatatctttaatatttacctattaaaCTACGTTCATATTTTgggaataataaactatactaTACACACTCAAAACATGTGCACCAAATAAGTACAAGCACAATAAATGTTCAGAAGATAAAACAGGATTACGATACCACTAACCGTCTAAATTGAGCAACAAAGGGTCGTTTATCCACTCGAAACCGAATCACACAAATGGTACAATTGTGTCACGATTGAACTGGAGTACCTAGGTAATAAGTGGAAGgcgcttaataaaaaaataaaaatcatttcgtTTTCGAATAACATTGtcaatttttgcctatttttgataatttcattttatttcctgtaatattttgaTATGAGTACCGAAGTTAAagaaaaaattaagtttattttttatttatttagttaaataacaaattaaaataataacttggcatatacatacatatactgaaataaaaaatatagacaaaaaattgaaaaactgcCGTTAGATTTTGGTTAATTGTTAAGAAATCAGTATAAAACTGTGGCTACCACCACCATACCACCAGTTTggggcactgacataaacgctatcgagaacgtaacttactttctatgcatcgtactggcatattagtgcgagcgagatgtatagaaagtaaattacgtagatgttagcgtatatgtcagttttgacactgtcagtgactcatggtacggtcAAGAAGTAGCTGAGAGTTCTAGTGAAGTGTAAAATACGTATTTATAAAGTTCATGCTAAAATAGTCGTGAAAATTTGGTCTAAATTGAAGCAATACTTCATAATAATCATTAAAATGAATTCTGTTACTTGCtgcaaaaatactaaaatttgaGCGAAATCCACCGGACTCCACCGGTTTCTTAAAATATTTCgttataatacttaaaaaatctGTAAGTTTAGTTATCAAGTTGTAGAAAATAAGGCTGTCCCAGAAGTAAAGAGACAACTTTCAAAGTCTTACTGGCTGAAAGTATTATTAAGAGGCcatagtcgattttggagcaaaaatgtaaaattgatagatttagccgttgaaattatacacgttttgttacgtaatatctaaataacaagtattggtttctattagcacgttttctcatcttgcctcttaataatgaggtcgcgagcgcgcgtcaccggtaatatatgaagagaaggggcagtttttaaaaattcatcataaaattatggtggtaaatttaacaaattgatgtataaaaatagtttcagcaaatgttgtagattgtttaagtatcaaaattacgttgaaattaagtcgattttcagagaaattgtcacttgttttgaagtaatttctagagaaaattgaattcgtttaactttcatttccttgAACTccaagtcatataacaaaaatgtaatctgataaaggtcaagtacagaacatgtgtaatacaaatttaccatttttagcagtccaaactttacgaaatttacaaataagagcgacaaaatcagtgctttacgcgcgtttacctaaacgtccatcagaaaaaaaatcattactaatttagtgaatcTGTTTTCAAAGAATTGATCTGatataaaaggcaagataagaagacgtgctaatagaaaccagtacttgctatttcaatttggtaataaaaggtgtacaatttcaccgactaaatctatcaattttatatttttgcgactaaaatcgacaccggcctctaaCAAAAGAAAAGTTTTGGTGTCGTCGCATCTACGATTTTGTTAGTCTGTCATTTAAAGCGGGAATTTCGTTATTGCATATTAGTTTTTAAAGggggcggtgaaaagagcgtttgagggaaaaccgaaGCACGCCGCCCGGccgggcgacctaggtaccgatgggcggatgtggtggacgctgatctgcgcgagctccaggtccaatAAGACTAGCGAGAAACGGCAcaggatcagtggcgaactgtcgtgttgaaGGCCAAGACACACTGAGTCGCTgtgccagaggagtaagtaagtaagtatattagtTTTTCAAAATGAATGATCAGAATATGAAACACTTGCTAATAGGATTATTCAGAATTGCCTTTATTTTACAAGTCTCACACTAAAAAGGATATAGTAAAACAATTTCTTCAAGTAAAAGCTAGACAAAGTAGTATAGAATAATAAGACATTAGGAAGAGACGGATGAGATTAGTTTTAAGAAGATTCGGGTTAGAAATAGGACAATCACGGTACCTCAAAATTTTAACAGAGTTAAAGTTAAATCTATTTTTGATAAAACTCCTTTCACGTCCGTCAAAGTGGCAGCGAATAAAGTAAAAGTATCAGTCGTATGTCGCCAGAATTAAAAACGAAAGATCTAGGTTTAAACCTAGGTTTTAACCATATGTGCAAGGAACTGCTTTTAGATACGTAGAGGACCAAGAGGACCATGCCAAAAGAGGTAACCCCAATAAGTTTATAAAAGAGCTGAAGAAAATACTCAACGATTTATTGACGATTGAACCTATGTTCCGGCGAATCCGAATGACGCTTATGAAGAAAACATTTCCGTACAACCATTCATTCGTATAATTCGTAACTTCCATTCAGTCGTATAGATGTGACGTAGGACCAAAAAATTGAACCGAAAGccaatttttttaggaaaaacTTTGTATGGcaaattttttcctttaaaagGAGTGGCTGCAAAATCCTGAACAGCCGTAGTGTGAGTGTGACTGGCCGCGAATAATctaagagaaaaaaatatttgtcgtAGGCGCAAATTCGGTATCAATCTAATTGTGACTACTTTCAAccaaaatcattacttttaatAGTTTACCtcaaatttcatattttgaaaatacatttgTCTCTTTACTTCCGGGACACCCcattattaaacataaataactATCTGCAgggtttaaattaatttattaaaaaaaaaaagcccaaaccgaatacagaacctccacCTTCTATGAAATTTAAGTCGGTTAGTAATAGGGACAGACACACGACTCTCCATAAAGGACGTTTTTCTTATTAACTTTTTTTGCCACTTAACTCGTATTAATAGAAGCTTATTGCTCGAGAcagaaaatatttcaaatattccttgggtaaaaaaaaacagtacttATCGTAATAGACAGCGCtgcttagtacacaaacaaaacGTTTGAAAAATGTTAAACagactgtttttagggttctgtacctcaaaaggaaaaatcggaacccttataggatcactcgtgcgtctgtctgtctgtctgtctgttcgtctgtcacagcttattttctccgaaactactggaccaattaagttgaaatttggtatacatatgtaagtttgtgacccaaagacggacgtaacgtaaacaattgaattttaaacacgagggccacttttgggggtaaatgagaaaattaaaaaataaagttttttaaactatatcatgttacatgtcaaataaaagaactcattgtgagaatctcaaatatattttttgtataattttagaataaatagtttagaagttattcgaGAAAATAGGCAtgaaatgaccatccccccccctttatctccgaaactactgggtctaaaattttgaaaaaaatacacaaaatagctctttacttatagatcacaggaaaacctattagaaatgtgcagtcaagcgtgagtcggacttaattacttagtttttgatccgacccctacggattttttaaagacattattTCGTGGTGCtggagagtcgtgaaaagcttgtgtcggatattgagggcactctatccagagtttcggtgtggggccgggacaatttagtgcgattcaaccccaccaagacacaagtttgcgcgtttaccgctaagaaaaccccatttactgtggtcccacagttcgaacgcacagcccttaccatgtcagggagtattgggatccccGGTGTCGACAtttccagtgacgtccaattccgtagccacctggaagggaaggctgatctggcatccaaaaaactcggtgtgctcaataaagcacggcgatactttactccggggcaaagactgctgctatataaatcgcaagtcagaccccatatggagtactgctgtcacctttgggcaggagcacctggattccagcttggacccttcgactcagtccaaaggcgcgctgtacgaatcgtcgacgatcccaaactcacaagcggtattgaacctttcagttcagttcagttcagtttatttattggtaaaaaatattttacaggtcacacaggtacatttgaaatacgacagttatatacaattaaatatgattgataaaatacattGGTCAAAGTTTTCAATTTCTTTAATAATCATCGTGCAATAGTtgtcaatacaataatattttaaataatctctttCATAAAATCATCAATAGAGTAACATGCTTGGTCAAGAAgtagacatttaagttttttattaaatattgaatcgctttctgtaaatttaatgtcattaggaattttgttgtatatttttggcCCGATAACACTGAGAGACTTTCGGGCCTTCGAGAGTCGTTGAGTAGGAGCGATTAGCATGGGCATTCTGCGGCTGTCTGCGTCGCGggtacaggttttttttatatgcatctaGGTTTGCTCTAACGTATTTGCATGCTTCTAATATATAAACGACTGGCAGTGTTAATATCTTATGGGTCTTAAATAGTTCCTTGGCAGGGTGATCGAACGGTTTTTTTGGAGATTACACGCAAAGCTCGTTTCTGTATTTTGAATACCTTGTCACGGTTTGCGGCCAGACCCCAGAGATCAACGCCTCGGATAAGGATGGAGTGAAAGTAAgttttaagtctaaggagagacttcgcctccttgtgtgtgttctaccgcttgtacaatgggctgtgctctgaagaattgtttgacctgatgccaacggccgctttctatcaccgcaccgctcgccatcggcagggtgtttatcctcacaccctagcacctaaatggtcgcgtactgtgcggtttaagaggaatttcctcccgcgtacgcttcggctgtgaaatgatctccctgccgaggttttcccgaggggctacagtatgggattcttcaaaaaaggagtgtacaggtttttaaagggtcggcaacgcgcgtgtaatatctccggtattgcaggcgttcataggctacggtaactgcttaccatcaggcgggccgtatgcttgattgccaccgacgtggtataaagaaaaaaaaaacactcacgtttcacataaaaagtacattgtttaaattatgtaatgtacggaacccttggaacgcgagtccgactcgcacttggccggttttttcatacaaaaattacaCCCTACTCAAACAATTCTAGCccttgtttattttaatgtatgttttctttttctttttagatTCTTCCCGAGAAACTGGACTTTCCCTACAGTTGGGCGATGTATCTTCTCTTCCATATGCATTTTGCGCAGATTATGCATACCGCCTCTATCTGCCTCACTCTATCACTCGCTATTTGGAGATACATAGCTATCAAGtgagttataattattatatgtatgaCATCTTCTTATTTTTGCATTAATGTTGTTGGTTCGTGATCTTTGTTACGATATTATGCGTATTTATGagtgaaatataatttattaaaggaATGACAATACATTAGTTAAAAACGaacttatctataaaataaaactagattgaaactaaaaactaaaactaaataaaactaaaatacatctagaAATTATGTCCCCTTTGGCCGTCAGTGTGCTAAGATCTATTTGATCACCTACACATGTAAAAGTTAGTGATAAACATCAATTGTAAATCCAGTCAATtacaaaagatttttttagccttcgccatgttgcggatCTTCAGtggttcattttattttactggcAAGGAGAATCTTTGATATATATatcagggggccgatttttttatttcgagcgctcgatttcgtgactTTCCGTacaatatatctccactactaggcatttaaattctactaatagaattaaaAACGAGTGTTCAATACCACTAGatagttttctatagaaagtgacagttgcgtttcgattgATACGGAGCGTAAGCGGTTGGCATGTTGGCCTGATATTGAATTGCCGTTATTAGAGGGTCTTcaacaatttattaaattaataagaaaaaaaatataacaaaaaaaagttgtttaatgAAACAGCTCAAATAATAAAGTAATGATAAAAATTTGGAGGAGTAAAACTTTCTTTAATCCTTTCATCAAAGGGCTGATTTAATTAAACATTTCTCGATTACTGAAGCGAGAAAATCCTTAAAATTGAAgtttataaaattttttttttaggtattcgGATCGAAGTCACATACTGTGCACGGAAAGACGATGTAGCATAGCAATATTGACATCTTTCATTTTGCCCCCGATTCTCTGCGCACCTACGTTTATGGTAAGCAAGGTCAATACGttattaatttacatatatagTTTTACCACTTAAGTCAGACGATTCGTTAGTTGCTTCCGTGATGGATATCTACTTAGTAGACGGTAACATAACCTGGATCTACGACCGGGTATCACAATACGTCAGTTTAAATTTAACCCTGTCAAACTGACAAAGAGTTACAATTTCTCTTAGGCCAACAATGTGCTTACACAAAGTACATAGAATCTTCAATCTCGTTActcatatattttatatttacatacaacaATTAACACGTACAAGTAACTTTATGACGATGCGCCTCTGTTAAGTAGTAACAAATTAGAATCATAAGACTTACTTAGGTAACAatagttattataatattaaattgaattgaatctaTTTGATACTTATCCCTTAATGCAGTATTATAGTACCATCgagatgatctgatgatggagacaggaggtggccatgggagcTCTGAGATAAAACCACctaacctaattgtgtttgggtttattgttagaattgtttcgtcgagtattagttgcctgttgaaagaaaagtacaatcagcgataaaagcttagatcaaaaattaaatttttgacaaaaaacttatttttaatcctAAATTAGCATTGAATACGTGAAacatattttgtttgtcttCAACAGGTATTCGATATTCACACAAAGAACGTAACCGACGCGAGCGGCGACCCTGGCATCGCATACCACGTGGACCCCGAGATCAAAGGAACACTCTATCAAGCAAACTTCTGGGTACACGGCGTAATTATAAAGCTACTGCCATGCTCCATATTGACGGTCATTAGTATATGGCTCATCCGAGCCCTATACAGTGCCAATCGACATCAGAAAAACTTAAGGACCAATACGGGTTGCCCGGCTGCAGAAAAGATGGTCAAGAGACAGCTGAAGGCCGATAAGCGCACAGACAGAACGACAAAGATGCTCCTGGCTGTGCTATTGCTATTTCTCGTTACTGAATTTCCTCAAGGGATTTTGGGCTTGATGAGTGGCGTGCTAGGATTGTGCTTCTTTAAGCGCTGCTATAACTTGTTCGGGGAGCTGATGGATTTTCTGGCGCTGTTGAATGGGGCCATTAATTTCGTGCTGTACTGCTCCATGTCGCGACAGTTCCGACAGACCTTTCGACACATGGTGTTGCAGCCGCCACTCGCGCGGTGGCTACCACCCGTACCCTCTCACTCGGACTCTCACATTCTAAATACGTATGTACCTATTATCATTAGTATCACATATTGGTATATCAGTGTTACAATGTTGCTTCTCTATTTTAGTGAACGTAATATGTTGTAACATTGTCAGTGGATTAAAATCTAATTGAAATGCCAATTAATACCGTGCATgaatataactatatattaaTTCGTACACCCAGCCGCATGATTAACGTTTATCGACTTATAATGTCATACTATGAACATTATGAACATTTTAGTAATGTTTGAAGGGAAGTCGTCGGTGTATATTATACAGAGTGGCATTTAATTAGCCGCATTCCTTCAAGTAACTACGAGAgttaatttgtaataaataaacttttattaacCGGGGTTTGATTACAAGATATTGAGCTATTTTCTATTGTATTGTTCTATTGAACGAGTAGGTATTATTTCTTCCCCAAAAATCTTAACGTCTTGAAAACCATTTTAATTTTCCTAACATAgcagtttcactcacgtattttaagtcactCGCCTCGTCGGCACTCGGTCGGTAGTCGATCTTTTTTAGTTAATAcatgagtgaaaccgctaagttaatatgtctcacgatagtttaaattctacCAATTTTAATTGTGGTAAATTATTAGCTTGAAGTAATGCAACCAATGAAATGTTACCCTATGGTTACCCTATACCCTTCCTTAAGAATTTAAGGAAGGTACTATTTGATCGACGAGATGAGATAAAGAGGAGCGGGAAATTAAATCTCGACGGCACGAATCTAAAGGGAATCCAAAAAGTTTGTGTTAACATGTTTTCTTCTGATAAGTAGAAGGTATCGACTTAGACAGGTTCTTATAGatttttattcgttttaaaaAGGATTCGAGTTACAGAGATATAATGAATTAAAAATTCGTAGTAGGGGgtttatattacatacataggCGTAAAAGGCGATCTTAT
Encoded here:
- the LOC134749721 gene encoding G-protein coupled receptor dmsr-1-like isoform X1 codes for the protein MSNKTQIVLEKIFQDILAASGDSSETINQSQIISVLRKQAGNEDLESLMFKVMRDAQSRLNLSLKPETCGYCAGGFREVIEAYNGIHGYVSLLVCTIGVIANCLNVAVLTRKDMAAAPINRLLKWLAVADVFVMLEYVPFSVYRYLILPEKLDFPYSWAMYLLFHMHFAQIMHTASICLTLSLAIWRYIAIKYSDRSHILCTERRCSIAILTSFILPPILCAPTFMVFDIHTKNVTDASGDPGIAYHVDPEIKGTLYQANFWVHGVIIKLLPCSILTVISIWLIRALYSANRHQKNLRTNTGCPAAEKMVKRQLKADKRTDRTTKMLLAVLLLFLVTEFPQGILGLMSGVLGLCFFKRCYNLFGELMDFLALLNGAINFVLYCSMSRQFRQTFRHMVLQPPLARWLPPVPSHSDSHILNTCTEKIKR
- the LOC134749721 gene encoding G-protein coupled receptor dmsr-1-like isoform X2, translated to MSNKTQIVLEKIFQDILAASGDSSETINQSQIISVLRKQAGNEDLESLMFKVMRDAQSRLNLSLKPETCGYCAGGFREVIEAYNGIHGYVSLLVCTIGVIANCLNVAVLTRKDMAAAPINRLLKWLAVADVFVMLEYVPFSVYRYLILPEKLDFPYSWAMYLLFHMHFAQIMHTASICLTLSLAIWRYIAIKYSDRSHILCTERRCSIAILTSFILPPILCAPTFMVFDIHTKNVTDASGDPGIAYHVDPEIKGTLYQANFWVHGVIIKLLPCSILTVISIWLIRALYSANRHQKNLRTNTGCPAAEKMVKRQLKADKRTDRTTKMLLAVLLLFLVTEFPQGILGLMSGVLGLCFFKRCYNLFGELMDFLALLNGAINFVLYCSMSRQFRQTFRHMVLQPPLARWLPPVPSHSDSHILNTAKTSLP